The DNA sequence ACCAGCCGCCGGCCCGGGTGTGTCTCCACCGAGAACTGCTGGACGTCGAGCGTGACCGCGCCCGCCACCGGGTGCACGTAGGTCTTGGTCAGCTCCCGCGGCCCGCGCACCTGGTGGCTGCTCCACCACGCCCGGAAGTCCGCGTCCTTGAGCACCAGCTCGCCGACCAGGCCCGCCAGTGCCGGGTCGGCGGGGTCCCGGCCCGCCTCCATCCGCAGCACCTCGACGCACTCGCGCGCGGCACGCGGCCAGTCCGCGTAGCGGGCGCGGTAACCGGCGTCGAGGAACGTCAGCCGGATCAGGTTGCGCTCGGCGGGCGGCAGCGCGCCGAAGTCGATCAGCAGCGCGACGGCCGCCCGGTTCCACGCCAGCACGTCCTGCCGGCGGTTCAGCACCAGCGCCGGGATGTCGGGCAGGCCCTCGAGCAGCCGCCGCAACGGGCCCGCGACCCGATCCGCCGCGGGCGGCCGGGGCGAGGCGCGCGGCGCGACGTCGGCCAGCGTGAACAGGTACGCGCGCTCGTCCGGGGCCAGCCGGAGGGCGTCCGCGAGCGCGTCCAGGATCGTGCGGGACACGCGCCGGGTGCGGCCCTGCTCCAGCCGGATCACGTAGTCCGTGCTCACGTGCGCGAGTTGCGCCAGTTCCTCCCGCCGCAGGCCCGGCACCCGCCGCGGCCGGCCGTCGTCGGGCAGCCCCGCGGCGCGCGGGTCGAGCGCGGCGCGTCCGTCTCCCAGGTCGCGCTGGCCTGGCTGCTCGGCCGCTCTCCCGCCGTCCTGCCGATCCCGGGGACGACGTCGATCGCGCACGTGCGGGAGAACCTGGCCGCGCAGGACCTGGTCCTGAGCCACGGAGAGATCGCCGCGATCACCGGGTTATGACGACCTTTCCCTTGGCGTGCCCCGCTTCCTGGTAGGCGATCGCCTCGCGGAGGTCGGCGAACGGGTAGCTCCGGTCGATCACCGGCGTGAGAGCGCCGGACTCGGCGTACCCGGCCAGCCGGCCCAGGACCGCCTTCTTGTCGCGGCAGGCCACCGCGTCCGCGAGCACGACTTTCCGTCCGGTGAAGGGCCCGGCGGCCAGCGCGCCGAACACGTGGCCGGCGGGCTGCACCCAGCGCCCGGCCGGGCCGCCGACGGCGACGAACCGGCCCGTCCGGGTCAGCAGCCGTCGGCAGGCCGGGAGCGATCGGCTGCCCGCGATGTCCAGGAGAACGTCGTAGGTGCGGCCGCTGCGGGTGAAGTCGTCTTCGCGGTAGTCGGTCACCTCGGTCGCGCCGAGCGCGCGGGCGAGGTCGGCGCCGGCCGCGCCGCAGACGGCGTCGACCTGCGCGCCGAGCGCCTTGGCCAGCTGGACGGCGAAGGTGCCGACCCCGCCGGCCGCGCCGTTGACCAGGACGCGGTGCCCGCGTTCCACCCCGCGCAGGGCGACCAGTGCAGTGAGGGCCGCCATCGGCATCACCGCCGCCTGCTCGTGGCTCAGGGTGGCGGGTTTCGGGGCGAGCAGGTCTTCGGGAACGGTGACGTACTCGGCGTAAGCCCCGTGCGGCAGCAGCGCGTAGACGTCGTCGCCGGGCCCGGAACGCCGTCACGCTCGCACCCACCGCCTCGACCCGGCCCGCCATGTCGCAGCCGAGGATCACCGCGTGCGGCCGTCGCGGGCCGCCGGGCATCAGGCGCGCGACCCGCGGCTCGCCGCGCATGTAGTGCCAGTCGTACGGGTTCACGGAGGTCGCGAGCACCCGCACGAGCACCTCGCCCGCCGCGGGCACCGGGTCGGCGACGTCCTCGAAGGTCAGCTGCCCGGGTGGGCCGTACGTGTGCAGGACCAGCGCTTTCATGGTGTCTCCCCGGCTCTTACAACGTAAGTCTTACGTTGTAAGGTGACCGTACGCCGCAAGGCGGATGATCGCCAGCCTTACCTTGTACGATCTTGCGGGTGGCCACCGACGCCGTCCCCGCACCGCGGACCCCGCTGAGCCGTGAGCGCGTGCTGCGCGCGGCGGTCGGGCTCGCGGACGAACACGGCCTGCGCGCGCTCACGATGCGCCGGCTCGCGGAGGAGCTGGGCGCCGAGGCGATGTCGCTCTACTACCACGTGGCCAAGAAGGAAGACGTGCTCGACGGCATCGTCGACGCGGTGGCCCAGGAGATCAACGAAGCCGTCGCCGACATCGCCGCGCCCGACTGGAAAACCGCGGTGCGCCGGCGAATCCTGGCGGCGCGCGAGGTGTTCCTCCGCCACCGCTGGGCGCCGGCGCTGTTCGAGACGCGCTCGTCGACGAGCCTGGCGGTCCTGCGCTACTACGACGCCCTGGTCGGCCTGATGCGCGAAGGCGGCTTCTCCTACGACCTGGTCCACCACTCGCTGCACGCCCTGGGCAGCCGCGCGCTCGGCTTCAACCAGGAGCTGTTCGACCCGGCCGAAAGCGGCGGCGGCGACATCCCCGCGGACCTGGCCGACCAGCTGCCCCACCTGGTGGGCATGCTGAGCGGGATAGCCCACGACGACCCGGACTCGACGCTCGGCTGGTGCGACGACCAGGAGGAGTTCGAGTTCGGCCTGGACCTCGTCCTCGACGGCTTGGACCGCCTCCGCGAACAGGCCTGAGTCACCGGCCCTCCAGGTCCGACGCTGCCCTCGGCAGTCAGGCGAGGTACAGCGGGAAGATCTCCACGGCTTCGCCGGTGATCCGCGCGATGTCCGTGCCCGGCTTCGCATTCGCCAGGAGGCCGATCGGGGAAACGGCATGTCCCGGTGGCCGCCGAGTGATCCCGCGTCCACCGCATGCCGAATGAGCGACAAACCTCTTACGCCCCTTGCACCGGCGCGAGCCGAGCCTGCAGCCTGTCCGGCAGGGCCGCCGAGCCGACCTCGAAGCTTCGCTCCGGCGCGCCCGCGTACTCGCTCGCCTCCGGCTGCTCCAGCCGGGCCCGGAGCCTCGGAACCCGCCCGCGATCGCCGCGGCCTGGGTCATCGCCGCGCGCAGCGCTTCCTCCCGGTCGCCGCCGTCGCGGCGCAGGCGGCGGGTCAGGGAGACCGTCGCCGCCGCGCCCACCGTGTTGCCCAGGACGAACGTGAACACCGCCGCGGCCGCGCGGTCGGCCTCCGCTCCGCCGAAGCCGGCCTGCTCGTAGGTCGCCAGGGTGCAATCGTCGAAGCGGGCCTTGCCCGGGCCGTACATCAGGTGGCCGGCCAGGGCCCGCACCAGCCACGGGTGGCGGGTCATCATCGTGTGCGGCCCGGTCGCCGGCGCGCCGGCCGCGTCGCGCCGGCCGAGCGTGCCGACGTCGGGCAGGTCGATTTCCGCCCAGATCTCGTCGCCCGCGAGGCGGACCAGGTTGTCCTCGCTCTCGACGTGCCAGTACACCGCGGTGGCACTAAGTTCGAGTCGCCGCCGAGCCCGCTCACCAGGTGGGACGACGGCGCCCGAGGGGCAGAATCGAGAGCGGCAACCCGTCCCGGATCGTGGAGGAACACCGGTGTCGCGACCCCTGCGGAAGCTCGGCTTCCTGACCATCGGCCTGTTCGACGCGGCCGACCCGCGCCGCGGCCACGAATCGACCCTCGAGATCATCGAGCTCGGCGAACAGCTCGGCTTCGACAGCGCCTGGGTGCGCCACCGTCACCTGCAGTACGGCATCTCCTCGCCGGTCGCGGTGCTGGCCGCGGCGTCCCAGCGCACCAGCCGGATCCACCTCGGCACCGCCGTGATCCCGCTGGGCTGGGAGAACCCGCTGCGGCTCGCCGAAGACCTCGCCACGGTCGACCTGCTCTCGGGCGGGCGGCTCGAACCGGGCCTGAGCGTCGGGCCGCCGATGCGCTGGGACGACGTCAAGCAGGCGCTCTACCCCGACACCGCGGACGCCGAAGACTTCGGCTACGAACGCGTCCAGCGGCTGCTCGGTTTCGTGCGCGGCGAACCGGCCACCGGGTTCAGCGGCACCGAGGGGTTCGAGGTGTTCTCCGACCGCGTCCAGCCGCAGGCGCC is a window from the Amycolatopsis sp. NBC_00355 genome containing:
- a CDS encoding helix-turn-helix transcriptional regulator, with product MSTDYVIRLEQGRTRRVSRTILDALADALRLAPDERAYLFTLADVAPRASPRPPAADRVAGPLRRLLEGLPDIPALVLNRRQDVLAWNRAAVALLIDFGALPPAERNLIRLTFLDAGYRARYADWPRAARECVEVLRMEAGRDPADPALAGLVGELVLKDADFRAWWSSHQVRGPRELTKTYVHPVAGAVTLDVQQFSVETHPGRRLVAYTAEPGSGSESALRFLLQWAAEPAPRRARARRTDQPACGQLPR
- a CDS encoding aldo/keto reductase, with amino-acid sequence MRELRQFLPPQARHPPRPAVVGQPRGARVERGASVSQVALAWLLGRSPAVLPIPGTTSIAHVRENLAAQDLVLSHGEIAAITGL
- a CDS encoding NAD(P)-dependent alcohol dehydrogenase, producing the protein MAALTALVALRGVERGHRVLVNGAAGGVGTFAVQLAKALGAQVDAVCGAAGADLARALGATEVTDYREDDFTRSGRTYDVLLDIAGSRSLPACRRLLTRTGRFVAVGGPAGRWVQPAGHVFGALAAGPFTGRKVVLADAVACRDKKAVLGRLAGYAESGALTPVIDRSYPFADLREAIAYQEAGHAKGKVVITR
- a CDS encoding TetR/AcrR family transcriptional regulator C-terminal domain-containing protein; translation: MATDAVPAPRTPLSRERVLRAAVGLADEHGLRALTMRRLAEELGAEAMSLYYHVAKKEDVLDGIVDAVAQEINEAVADIAAPDWKTAVRRRILAAREVFLRHRWAPALFETRSSTSLAVLRYYDALVGLMREGGFSYDLVHHSLHALGSRALGFNQELFDPAESGGGDIPADLADQLPHLVGMLSGIAHDDPDSTLGWCDDQEEFEFGLDLVLDGLDRLREQA
- a CDS encoding TetR/AcrR family transcriptional regulator C-terminal domain-containing protein; protein product: MYWHVESEDNLVRLAGDEIWAEIDLPDVGTLGRRDAAGAPATGPHTMMTRHPWLVRALAGHLMYGPGKARFDDCTLATYEQAGFGGAEADRAAAAVFTFVLGNTVGAAATVSLTRRLRRDGGDREEALRAAMTQAAAIAGGFRGSGPGWSSRRRASTRARRSEASRSARRPCRTGCRLGSRRCKGRKRFVAHSACGGRGITRRPPGHAVSPIGLLANAKPGTDIARITGEAVEIFPLYLA
- a CDS encoding LLM class flavin-dependent oxidoreductase — translated: MSRPLRKLGFLTIGLFDAADPRRGHESTLEIIELGEQLGFDSAWVRHRHLQYGISSPVAVLAAASQRTSRIHLGTAVIPLGWENPLRLAEDLATVDLLSGGRLEPGLSVGPPMRWDDVKQALYPDTADAEDFGYERVQRLLGFVRGEPATGFSGTEGFEVFSDRVQPQAPGLGDRLWYGGASLRSAEWAGRHRMNFLTSSVVKAEEADDFAEIQLSHIRTFRAAHPDGEQARVSQGLVVVPTDSATPEQRAKYEAFAANRLPRTESPQGPARMLFSPDFVGTSAEIADRLHAHAAFREIDEVAFALPFTFEHEDYVQILTDIATKLGPELGRHP